From the genome of candidate division KSB1 bacterium:
TATTTTGGTGCAAACCAGACATAAATTTCTATCTGACAGGTTTTGTAAGACCTATCTGGCAGCGGCATGGGCAAAGGACCTGCGCTGGCGCTGCTATTTGCAAAACTTGCCCTGCGCCTGCCGAATATGCTGGGGATTTGCAGTGTGATTGGTACGCAGAACACGTTGGTTTATGTTTTGCTGGTGATCATGATGGCGATGGTGACGGGGATGGTGTTTGGGAGGATGGTTTAAAAAAACTGCAGCCAATAAGATCGAGACCACTGGAGTTCATTGACTTATGTCTCTTCATAACTTCTCTCCAATAACCACTTCCAGGCAGGTTTCACATCAATTTTTCTGCCGTTCAATTCAATACTATCCTCCTGGCTATTCGTTAAAATCAATCCATGGTTCAATCCCAAAAAGTCCATCGCTTCGATTAAACCATTCATTTCTCGCTCACGATTCCAATCGGACAGCTCCCAGCAGACCTGGACCGCCTCAGTTATTTTTTCATTCGATTTGATAACGAAATCGCATTCTTCCTTCATACGAAAGTAGTAAATCGCCTTGCCCGTTTTCAGCAATTCCAAAAAAATTTGATTCTCGAACAATTTCGGTTGATTCACTTCCAGGCTCAAAATTGTCAGAAAGCCGTTATCGATGAAAAACGTTTTGCGTTCGGTCTCTCTTTGCAAAAAGGATTTCTGATAATTATTGACGTGAACTACAAAAAAGCTCTCCTCTAAAAATTGCAGGTAATCGAACAGGCTCTGTTTGCTGATGCCCACGATTTGTGAAATGCGATTTCTGAGATTCGTCACGTTGTAGCTTTTACCAATATTTTCGATCAATTTTTGGATCAACAATCGCATGCCGGTTTCCTGGCGGATGCCATGACGAACGA
Proteins encoded in this window:
- a CDS encoding ATP-binding protein, encoding RSGKTTYLREIIKTLGLKHFLFLNFEDERIVPISDIDLFIEAYFELYHEKPHIFLDEFQNTENWHLKVRRLIDQDYKVFVTGSNANLLSSEIATHLAGRTFIKRILPFSFREYLKLKGIPCSKDAIYGKERFLIKNGFQEFLSYGGFPEVIKTGLKKELLRQYFEIVFYKDIIVRHGIRQETGMRLLIQKLIENIGKSYNVTNLRNRISQIVGISKQSLFDYLQFLEESFFVVHVNNYQKSFLQRETERKTFFIDNGFLTILSLEVNQPKLFENQIFLELLKTGKAIYYFRMKEECDFVIKSNEKITEAVQVCWELSDWNREREMNGLIEAMDFLGLNHGLILTNSQEDSIELNGRKIDVKPAWKWLLERSYEET